The DNA region aaattgcaacagCTAAACTTACCAGCCCTAGATCCGGAAAGAAGAGCCGAAATTTCGGACCCTCGCCCCTTCGAAAGGGCTTGGGCCCACCGTCGGAAACCAACGACAGCCATGTTTACTGGCTACTGAAGCTAGACCGACGCGAAAAGTACTACGCATGCGCGATACAAGTATGGGTCGTCACGAGGACAAACTGAAACACAGaattgtaatgtttgtttttctaCATATAGTTTTTTCAATTGTATTCATGTTAGAATTATTCTAATATCGTATAGGGTAAAAGTTGAGATGTTTACTTGATTTATGTCAGAGGAAAATACCAACAGACAATATTATGACATTATGCAACAGTGGTGGAAGGTAATGTATTACTTAAGCTAAAAATTGTGCTTTACTTGAGTATGTATTTGTTCTAACGATGCAATTTGTTATATTGATATTCTTTACTTAAAATTCGATGCATGTAATTTTACAAACTCTCTTTCAACCCATAAATAGATAGTCAAAGTCACCTGTGGTTgagtttttttattgattgagaTTTTAGTGATTTGTAAGGCATAAAACAGATTGATAGGGACATGGAGGATGGTGAACCATGGAAGGTTAATAATATGATGCAACAAGTTTAAAGAAGTATGATATTCCTCCTTCATTGCTttatttaagagaattggtGGACTTTACCATCCATAAGAATGGTCTGTGCAGACAAAACCCTCCAAAATGTTGTCAGTTTCTGGCATGACCCTTGAGATGATCTCAAGCCAGCCGGGCGTGCAATTATGACAACCTACCAATAAGATTAAATGGGATTAGTTAGAGTATATTGCTTTATTTACTGAGTGATTCTTAGAAGCGCTTTCATTAATTTGTTAATATTTATTAGTATTACTATAATTTTATACTATTGGTGGCGGAGAGGATTTTGATCCCAGAGTGAATGCACTGTTGCTCCGAGTCCTGTTCCTCTTCCTCATCAGATCCAGCTCGGGCACACATGTGCGTTTACCGAGGGACCGTCACGCTGCCACCGCTGATCAACTGACAAGAGTCCCTTACAGAAGCTCAGCAATGTCCTTTTCCACCTTATCGATTGGACAGTGAAGTTCGTACCTGTAGGAAAGTAATGGAATTACTGTAATGAATGTGTGCTTGATCACTGATCAATAAAATAGCTTAGAGGATAATAGCTGGATAATTGTCTAACCTGGAGTAGTGAAAGAAGAAGggtgattaaaaaagtcaaaaactttaCCTTCTGTAGGGCTTGCCCTCTGCGGTGATTAGAAACTTTTCAAAGTTCCATCGGATATCATTGACAGTGATTGGTGACCAATAGAACTTCTTTATGTCGCCAATGACAGGGTTCACAAAGGGTAAAGATTCCTGTGATATGATATACAAATGTGTAAAGCTGGCATTTGTTAATGAAATTCTCTATTTGTTTACCTTTAGGTAGGTGAACAGCGGATCTTCGTTAACTCCATTTACGTCCACCTTACAAAAAATGGGAAACCTTGGCACGAATCCTCTTCCGGGTCTCACGTACTTAAGGATGTTCAGGGTTTCATGATTCCCCTCTAAAGCAAGAAGCACAAATGCAGGTATGTACAACATACAAATACTAAAATATGACAGAACTGGACTAGACTTTCAGTCCAGAACAAAAGACAGTCCAAAATGTTAAAAGGGATCAAAGTTTCACAAAATATCTGATAGAACATGTGGACCCACCAGGAGACTGAAGGCCAAATTGGTTGCAGCAGAAGCCCAGTACTGTGAAGTTGATGTCACCGAACATTTCCATGAGTGCATTCAGTCGATGGTACTGAAGAACAAAGTGAAAGAACAGGCCACATGCTTCTGATAGAAATTCAATGGTCTATATGAAAAGGACATACGTATAGACAACCAAAGGACCATAGAACATTAGATCTggcctgcaatgaaaaaacaccccAAAACCTCGTCATACACTTAGTTTTCATAAACTgagaacttttttaaaaaagaaaaaaagcctattgtacagaacttcatccaAAACAGTAATTCCATCATTTTATGTCACAATTCGCGATTCTGAAAATATGCTTTCCAAAAGACACTATATTAACATAACACAAAACTGTGTGGATTACACTGGAGCTGTTCAAAATGAATATTTTTCTCATAACATGAAAAAGCAATTTTACCTCTTCTATTGTTGACCCTCAGAAGGTGGCCACATTGACGACAAGAAGCACCTTACCCTGGAAGCTGGCGAGTGGTACCATCACTCCCTCCAGTGTCTCAGCAGAGAAATCGTAGACCGATTTATTCAGCATGctcctttttttaatgtgtgtgaAGCTTTTGCTAGCATACACCGACTCTGAGTTAGTCGTTTGGTAAACGACTCGATCCGTGCCATTCATTGAAACAAACAAACGGGTCAGCAATTGTTCAGCGTGACTGAATTCATTGTTCCTGTGGGCAGAGGTGAGCAAGCAGGACATTGGTCATTTGTTCAGGAAGAGGAATAGTACGCTGGAATCTGCTAAGGACAGGCTTGAGGAATaacttagaccaggggtgtcccaaattttttctcgtagcaccgCTTTCAGAAAAATCAAAGGGCCTGTAATATAGGCTGAATTCAcgcttagggtgaccaaacgtcctcttttgccaggACATGTCTACTTTTCACGTCCTGTCTGTTGCGTCCGACCGGGtttaataaattcatgaaaatgtttggttttaattatttttcacgggaccaattagcgtgtgttgaaattaACTGACAcattgcacagaatactacggtactgtgctgcctgtgacgtgttcccagagagcctgtCCAGTTGAGAAGAGTTTTTTTTACGATCAATAcgtatataatcaaatgcttatgtacccaaaagagtaattcaatcgaaaatacctttattttactttggatacaaatttgcaCATGCGTATGCAGTCATAGACTGGCTTAATCATGGCGTTAACTATTaattctcattcacaaacaaaccttcATCACGACATTAGCTCACAGGCTACAGGTACACTTGCTAAACGTACTttttggcaactgttgacttctgtcgaaaCTTTGTACTGgcttgatctgtaaaatcccgtttggtgttgcaTTGTTGCGCtgtcgatgattgtaaacttttatagcaatgtttgattttgcctcggctaccggtgctcgctaatagggtcagtgagctaagccgcACTAGGCATTATAgggaatgtagttttgaactgctgcatttggaaatgtgctgcttgaatagtttgtcaattTATTTCAGTTATCGTTTtcctgcaatctagaacattgaatgagaacaagAATTGTTCAGCAACAATTgtggtgatagtaatttatagatATGTTTAGTTGGcttatagcctactgtgtgtgtgtattgactggacaacATTTCCGTGGGTCTGaattatattgtttttttttaatcattattaaaTCTATATATGTTTTTGCGGTTtgttgtttgattattttttaggaAGATTAAAGCTtgttgagtaacctctgagaatttgaattGTTCTTTTGGTTATATACTAAAtggcaatatatatttttttataaaacttaatttttctctccagatggaggaggcacactttaaatatattcaaGTGATATAGGCACCTTAGATTGAACttagagtaaaattcaagtatctctagGCCTGGccgaatgtcctcttttttggaaatcaaaatatggtcaccctaaatgCATATTTTCAATGATATTTTTAGCAGTTGCTGCGGGGCAATAAAAAGTGAGTTGGTCCGTGAGccgtagtttggacacccctgacttTGACCAATCTTGTTGTAACTGCAAATGTGAAAGGGGTTGTCGTAGTTGTCTGCCCATTACTGTCATGTTTTGCAGTTAATACCAAAATCATCAACCATGTTTTCTGTTGCACTGAGTCTTTGTAGCCACACGTGGGCACTGCTGCCCTTTTTATGAATGCTTGGAGCAGCTAGCTCAGTGGGCTAACAAATCAGACTGGGAATACCAATTTTTCTAGAGTGAAGTCAAACAGCTGTTCCCAACCAATTTTTGCGTGCTGAACCCAAAActaatatcgttttttttttttttttttttttaaaataatggcgtgcccttttgttaaataaaaatatgaaaaatacctTACTTAACATTGTGcttgttttaaaaaagtaattaaaaaattGATATAGGTATAAtgaagtatgaaaaaaaaaacagacaggaCTGCAATGTTTACTGAACACGAATATTTTCACAAAGGATACGACTACTGTAATTATACAGTAATTGTGTGCAAGTACCAGAGGTGGGaactaacgcgttacatttactcccctacatttacttgagtaactttcggagaaaaatgtacttttaagagtagttttaccacgacatacattttacttttacttgaatagatttgtgaagaagaaacgctactcttactccactactttgtgcTACACTATTCCTTTTCCTTCTTTATTCCACATattagtttttactttttttcccccctccagcgatgccaacagtcactctaccagtttcaccaatgagacattgcaacaataatcacatgactcctttacaccaatcagactcaagcttgccgtcctATAATCACGCcgacctgttcaatcatgtagtgtctttaaagcactgtaaaaaaattaagtatttgacatagagcgctgccctcaacatgactcgaaagcacagattttaagttttttaacctctctcccagtttttatttggcactgattgaccacggaaaagagatatgatcgttttagtttcataatatgAACTGTGAtgaaactattcactattcaacccttcaaactaggaactattttctccactagagggcactcatgttctttggacgaatgcttcttttctgtagattttttctctctcgccggaatgcagtgattttttttttttctttctttggcttgatgtggttatgtaatacattatagtacagtataataataacagttcataaagataactttgtgctgagaaacaaaataccgtaaaaaaaaaaaatcaaacatcataaGGAGTTacccacaatgttactcattacttgagtattctattcaccaaatacttttttacttgtacttgagtattttttagggatgactacttttactttagcaatattattttgaagtaacgttactcttacttgagtaaaggtCTTGGCCACTATACCTGCCTCTGGCAAGTACAGTACTAACAAAATTGTAGTACGGTAGATAGCTGTGGAATAAACCTTAAATTTGTGTGTTTTACTAAACAGGCAAAGATTTCATTCTGAGTAAGTCAACTCCTGAGGAACatccattttttggggaaagttgtaaaaatcagaaaacatgcaaactccacacaggaacacGGAATGGACCCTGGGACCTCTCAGTTTTATTGTTAATCATTTGTTCATTGTTTTGCCCGCATTTGTTGAATTGCAAGGAAGGAGAATTCAGTCACAAGTTCAGTAAGACATACAGTAGGTCAGCTCTACGTGTCGTCCCTCAAATGTAGACGTCACCGCTCATCACACCTCCGCCATACACTCCTTCCCCCACCTATTCTCCTTTTttctcgccacagggtgtgctttgTGATGGCAGCGTTTACAGTGACATATTGCCAGTGCCTCTCTTGCTGTCTCCCTCGATTTGCCAAGAAAAATATTGCATGAGGCCTTAAGGCTAGCCCCACTAAacctcattgtgtgtgtgtgtatgtgtaggaAGAGCAGAGGGGACAGACACAATCAGCAAACAATGCTTCTTGGCAACTTGTCTTGGCTCGCCGTTTTACGCGTCCATTAAGTAAATTGTTATTCTGCGTGTGTTGGTCCGTGCGTTGCCTTGCTCGGCCGCGTAACATCTGTGTTTAAAGGGCTTCTTCTCATAACAAGATATTTCCTGTTTTTATCAAAGCACGGTGCCAAGAACATCGGTTTATGTATGATATGCCTCCAACTTCAGCTCACAGTGGAATTATCGCGGATAGCCGGACAAATTGGGGTCTGATTGATCTTTTTCCAATTGTTTTTTCTAAGGAAGGGAAAGGAAATAGTTCAGCATGATTAAGTTAAgcaacgttgccaaattatgCATGGAGTCAGCAAATCTTGTGAGACATCACTTTAGTGAGGAACTAGAGCAGTGGTCCTAAAACTTTTTACACTAAATACCAACATAATGGCCAACAGTAGCAAAGTGGGCCCAAGTGATGTGAACATCGACACAGttttatcccaaaaaagtgaatttaatatttttgtaagtCACTGTAATTTAatatagcaaaataaataagagTATTTcgcaaattttattttattttattttattttttttaaagctccaAACTAACACTTATTATCATTTATCGTTACAATGTGAAAGTTATCACATGCTAACCGCCTTTAACGtgatattaattaatttttttctaaagtATTTCCATCATGTTTCCGGAGAGGaaaagtcaaaatcaatatCTCAGCAACaggtttaaccccttcagacctgcattttttctgcttggcaaaaaaaaaaaaaaaaacatttgcgctGATTCTTACTCTACTCAAACGCCATAACAAAGTGTAATTCTTTGGTTGatgatatttcatgcttttcttggttatttttaattttaaaggggaagttcagaatttttgacatcaggcttttGAAATAAGGTTCAATTAGTCGGTGAAGTTGATCCAAACAAATTCCATGTAGTTtgttatacccctttcccactggccaaaaaacccattgccaacccactaacaatcagcttttggtggcagtgggaaaggtgcagcgacccgcctcgacccgtgtcaatcaacccgccaagcgacccgcgttaaaatcacctcggctctgatcgtcatgcagtgtgaaagcaaaaccccgggtcaacagtcaacatccTAATCTACGTAgtgacgtgatgcgtcataacaacgtgccagttgcctcccatttaacacgccccgcAACCGTAGTTACTTCGATGCttacaacaaagctagtagaagaagaaggagCCAGTAGCGCACCACATTGAACAGCATGTCCCAGCATTGGAAAGACGATGAGACCTGCCAGCTCCTTTCCATCCATggagaaaggaggcttccatgttgctctgcattgtttacctccttgaactgaatgaattcggtcgcacttgtcgacgcgcaccttagcgtggtgacgtcacgtaaccttatgCACGGCTGAGGAAGGGTGGGGGGTTAgatgggtgaaaaaaaaaaaaagacatggctttttttgtcaatgggaaaggtgccaaatgccaattgctagtgggttgcatcggcttggaaaaaacgcgcattgacccactagtttcagtgggaaaggggcattagtTACTCCAGAGTGGCAACGCTAGCGTGACTCAATTAGGCCGATTTAGCATGCCAATCAAAAAACAACcaatgcacacatgaaaatcattgaTGACCCATGCCATCAAtattgttggctatgtttttagaataaagttattaaaacttagcaTTGCATCAATatttgcagtatgaacagcaactttTGTATtccagaagctctgcagaggagcagggcggagtgatatcacatcgttttttttcaccgctgattttttatgTCGTAACCACCAGCAAGTAACcatttactgtatattgttcctcgttcttcatagggaatttatGGAAACTTTCCttggcccatttcttctgtctgtttccacagcctctaaatgcacatttcaccatgttgccGGCCATCAGTTAACTCAGCAAACTGTTGCTGCATTTGAGAAGGTGGGTAGTCAGAGTTTCTAACCTCCGATCTGGAAAAACATAATTGgaacgcctccactatttgatcactcacgagaaggcaggtttgctgaaggtcaaaatgtcttttgatggccaaaataaaaaacaacttgtcgcgatcagccatctctgctgtttacattcgcttggaatgcGTTGAGGTCGCAACTTTGTACCCTCCGAGCAGCAGATGTCTGACTTCCAACCTCcctcgaatgcagcgtgagcacgagtggccgaagcagtCCTCTCTATCGTGGtcgtattacgcatctaaaaaaaatagtcctgcagaatgaaatgaattacgggaGTTTttatgtgacattgttttggccgcatgggtgttttagaacaatgatctgcaaaattgaataatttgactatgttggatctgtttgTAGATCTGTATCATTTTTTATTGGCTTGCTAAGTTTCTcctattgactcgcgctagcttagccactccggagccctgaaactctcaattaacttacaaactgcacgaaatttgttgaaatcaagtccaccaactaattaaacccctgcaaaCTCGaacattaagcctaatgtcaaagatTCTGAACTTCCGCGTTAATGTTAACATGTTTTTAATGGGAAACGAGCACTTTATGTTATCCTTTTTTAAGTTGtgtttggtcagccattttcaagGAGACAAATAGAGCAAAGAGGGCGTGCTAAACCTAATGATTTCatttcaatgggtaaagtttcatccaatcatctcccggaagtggcaatagcaactaaattccagtgtatttattggtttagagacgcaGATGCATCATGCTTAGGTCTGAAGTGGTGAAAATTATGATAACATTTGACAAAAccaaaacccaaataatcaaaaGTGAAAGTAATTAGTGTTCATTTGTGTTTGTCCACATGTACTGAATGACTTTCTGGGAAGGAACTCATGTTATTTCCTCCACCGTATCCTTCTTTCTCAAATTTGGTCATTTACTGCTTTATTTGCAAATGCGACTATCTTGACGGGAGACGAGCAGTCACGCATCTAAAGTCGTCTAAATACACTCCAAAGAAGCTTAGGATTCTTCAAACGTTCTTCCCATAagtacacacacactcacctCCTGCTGTTCCCTGGATGCATCATATATGCAGATTGGCAAAGCTTTGAAGTGCACGGAATAGAATAGGAGATGTGTGTTATATAAACAGGAGGAAGAGGATTAGCGTCAAACTTTCTCCTTGTCTCGTCTACTCCTCTCCCTTTTTCGACTTGTCAAAAAATACGCACTTTTCCTatattgttatttataatgtttcttTTCATGCGTGCAACAATTTGgctgtcttttttccccccgcatTTCACACAGGGCCTTGCCGCTGGAGCCCGCCTCAAAAAGCAAATGTAGGTCATGTGTCGTCGCCTTCTTTCACACCGACGTGCAGAAGGTGGAATTGATCTAGAAGTGTTTCTCCCCcaactctgtctctctctctcacttgcatattttttgcTTCTAGCTTGAATGAGACGTTAAGAGGCTGCCTACCTGCCTCCCCAAGCCGACACTAAACAGCTCCCTTTCTGCCCACTCATACATATCTTAttttaagcagcaatgcaatgagGAATGTCTCGCTAGCTTTTGCCGCCTCATTTTTGGGCACAAAACTAATCAGGTTGCTTATTTTACATGATCCAAACATCATGGTGATTGCTGTGAGAGGGGGAAACAACCTCTCATTATTTGAGATGCCATTACAGTTCTCTAACAtcctacacacacaaaaacagctGTAAGGTTTTTCAGTGAGACTTGGTGGGagtaagaagttttttttttccagtaagaagtttttttttttttttcagtataagAGTTTCGGGCATGTACtggagtaggggtgtgacaatatatcgaaaacagTGATACCTCGACTTCGATcactttgacacacgatcttttcgacatctgacaaaATGCTCGAaacacgacgatttatgacggcgtcgcaatttaattgttttcccgcaagacggacgcacggaggattttcttttgagagaaatcaacataggaatgttaaagcaggaagaaaggtgaggcttaccattgaaatgaagatggaaatgatagaaaaatatgagcgtggggtgtgcgtctgtgaactgcttgacaatactcctcagacctccgttcgccagtctttataaagtaAAGGTGACAATTGTTATTGTGGTACCATCGCAAAAGAGATCGCCagatttgtcaggtttttaatcatttatttcagaacttgtgcaacacaacacgccaaaTGTCCGTGGCAGTTGACGCCTGTAACAACAGGACGTTAAAAGagaaagcaatatttcaactgcACTCTCTCTGTCGTCATCCACgctgtgcgttcaggtacaccacgcaatatACGTACATCGGCCACATAAGAACCTGATTTGTTAAATTATTATAGGAAAgacagtattggcccgaatatgagacggccctgattgtaagacgaccccctctttttcaagactcaagtttgaaaaaagactttttgaacaccaaattcattcttatacagaaaataattacagtaaatccgaaacaaatgattataacaatatatttgagggaaaaagcatgttattttgcctcattcaaatcttaatacctgaacatttaaatatgtaaactaaagtgcaatcacattcgaaaAATGAATTgcctctggtttttgaaatgtaaataaaccaatctattgtgataaaacaacaaaattgaaataaGTGCATTAAccgtcaaagtgaggtctaactgtaactgtagtcttgaaacaaatctgaataaggaaaaacattgcaataaaatggaataaaataatgcaaactggttaaacttgtgagtagctgagatctgtcatgaaaaacatcgcttcagtgaaatctggcgccatctagcgtcgtgaatgggtataatgtctagaccgcgaatataagacgaccccctctttttcagtcttatttcaatggaaaaaacactgtcttatattcgggccaatacggtattattattattactattattttacTGGGttttccaaaatggttgacccatcccattctaaatgcccatatctcagaaactacttgatggatcttaatgaaagtaaataaactttatgttgaaggtcataagttttattggttaaatttacaaagaaaagtacaaatatttgttggttctatgacagattttttgacagatttttataaatgttcaatatgagcgccTACTGTGACTCTGCACACGTCGAGTCGGTATTCGAGCTCATGCCGAACTCGCTGTAGCATGTCTTCGGTAACGGTTTCCAGTGCAGCTGTAATTCtctgttttgttgtttagttggtGCCTtcgttgcaaaatttgtgaagaagccacgctgcactgtcttcggtgactgagtccgagcatactc from Corythoichthys intestinalis isolate RoL2023-P3 chromosome 21, ASM3026506v1, whole genome shotgun sequence includes:
- the gpx9 gene encoding glutathione peroxidase 9, with protein sequence MLNKSVYDFSAETLEGVMVPLASFQGKVLLVVNVATFUGSTIEEYHRLNALMEMFGDINFTVLGFCCNQFGLQSPEGNHETLNILKYVRPGRGFVPRFPIFCKVDVNGVNEDPLFTYLKESLPFVNPVIGDIKKFYWSPITVNDIRWNFEKFLITAEGKPYRRYELHCPIDKVEKDIAELL